A region of Procambarus clarkii isolate CNS0578487 chromosome 48, FALCON_Pclarkii_2.0, whole genome shotgun sequence DNA encodes the following proteins:
- the LOC123764662 gene encoding salivary glue protein Sgs-4-like: protein MPPEMESMPPETESMPPETESMPPETESMPPETESMPPETDSMPPERDSMPPERESMPPETESMPPETESMPPERESMPIISLITHQSRVSKHLPPISTLNTSRNLSTPLSTYNNPSTSHPISYTPLHLPHPIRKHRPPAWPKSLRRKR from the coding sequence ATGCCACCAGAGATGGAAAGCATGCCACCAGAGACGGAAAGCATGCCACCAGAGACGGAAAGCATGCCACCAGAGACGGAAAGCATGCCACCAGAGACGGAAAGCATGCCACCAGAGACGGACAGCATGCCACCAGAGAGGGACAGCATGCCACCAGAGAGGGAAAGCATGCCACCAGAGACGGAAAGCATGCCACCAGAGACGGAAAGCATGCCACCAGAGAGGGAGAGTATGCCAATCATCTCCTTAATAACCCATCAAAGCCGTGTCTCCAAGCATCTTCCTCCCATCTCAACTTTGAACACATCTAGGAACCTCTCCACCCCCCTATCCACCTATAACAACCCTTCCACCTCCCATCCCATatcctacacgcccctacacctcCCCCATCCCATCCGCAAGCATCGTCCGCCCGCCTGGCCTAAGAGCCTCCGGAGGAAGCGATAA